DNA sequence from the Pseudoglutamicibacter cumminsii genome:
TACGGTCCGCTTCGACGGATTCCCGCCGCAAAGCGTCAAGCAGTCAGGCGTGCCGTAGCGTCAGCATCCGCGTCGTCTTCCACAAGCGTCGTGGCGCCGAAATCATCGAGACCTTCGACTACAGCGGAGAATGGGTCCGCGCCTGCACTTGGAGAGTGGCCTTGATCTTCCCCGTTGTTGGTGTCGGCGTTGCGCTTTGCTTGAGAGGTGCGCACATACGTCGCTGTGCCAAACAAGAGGTCTGGGCCAACCGCATCCGCTAAGACTTCTACAGCGGTTCCCGTGCTGTTGTCTTCCCGCGTGTATTGACGCACTTTGAGCCGTCCGGAAACCATGACGCGGTCGCCTTTAGATAGCGAACACATCACGTTAGACCCCAAGTCACGGAATGCAGATACCGAATACCAGTTGATGCCGGTTTCTTCCCATTCCTGGGTCTCGCGGTTGAAACGAGACTCAGGGCACCCCATGCGGAAAGAGGCGACCTTGAAGTTGTCGTGGTGCTTGAGTTGAATCTCGGTTGCTACGAA
Encoded proteins:
- a CDS encoding single-stranded DNA-binding protein; protein product: MSDYVTLRGFVATEIQLKHHDNFKVASFRMGCPESRFNRETQEWEETGINWYSVSAFRDLGSNVMCSLSKGDRVMVSGRLKVRQYTREDNSTGTAVEVLADAVGPDLLFGTATYVRTSQAKRNADTNNGEDQGHSPSAGADPFSAVVEGLDDFGATTLVEDDADADATARLTA